From Hypanus sabinus isolate sHypSab1 chromosome 23, sHypSab1.hap1, whole genome shotgun sequence, a single genomic window includes:
- the LOC132380099 gene encoding programmed cell death 1 ligand 2-like isoform X1 translates to MSGINLRQMKGILEMDLNLQIYCYLVLCANVYSVKAFVTLKCEETVTGILNEDTILPCNLTTTESTKPKLKYIELRKDDGDDTLVFKFNGSHNPRKAQDRIQLLSLDPQNVSLVLQKTQLLDSGKYNYYLETNQGHPDVNIVLVVKAPYSLPKLALVILTEMTKVVTCETTGYPSAQIHWTVNGKNLTLSSETKRKETAQGLISINSTLPIITSETDQEHNYTCAVWNEAERKYEARNSITIAYQPIKNQHTEGRKRKSLTAVGVVVGGFAAGIFLLGLLKFRRKNHLVRQFNEEAGNQMLKTFVTQV, encoded by the exons ATGTCAGGCATAAATCTTCG GCAGATGAAGGGAATACTGGAAATGGATTTAAACCTACAGATATATTGTTACTTGGTGCTGTGTGCAAACGTTTACTCTGTAAAAG CGTTCGTGACTTTGAAGTGCGaggagacggtgacgggaataTTGAACGAGGACACGATATTGCCATGCAACCTGACAACAACAGAGTCAACTAAACCCAAACTCAAATACATTGAATTGAGAAAAGATGATGGAGATGATACTCTAGTTTTTAAGTTTAATGGAAGTCATAATCCCAGGAAAGCTCAGGATCGAATTCAATTACTTTCTCTGGATCCACAAAATGTATCGCTGGTACTTCAAAAAACACAACTTTTAGATAGTGGGAAATATAATTATTATTTGGAAACAAATCAGGGACATCCGGACGTTAACATCGTTTTAGTGGTTAAAG CCCCCTACAGTTTGCCAAAACTGGCCTTAGTTATTTTAACAGAAATGACCAAGGTGGTCACTTGTGAAACAACTGGATATCCTTCCGCTCAGATTCATTGGACCGTCAATGGGAAAAACCTCACACTCAGCTCAGAAACCAAAAGAAAAGAAACTGCTCAAGGATTGATCTCTATTAACAGCACACTTCCAATTATAACGTCAGAAACTGACCAGGAGCATAACTACACTTGTGCTGTGTGGAATGAGGCAGAGCGTAAATATGAAGCCAGGAACAGTATCACAA ttgCATATCAGCCAATTAAGAATCAACACACTGAAGGAAGAAAGAGAAAATCCCTCACAGCAGTAGGTGTCGTTGTTGGAGGGTTTGCAGCTGGAATATTCCTCCTGGGTCTTTTGAAATTCCGGAGAAAGAACCATCTAG tTCGACAGTTCAATGAAGAAGCAGGAAATCAAATG CTTAAAACATTTGTTACTCAGGTTTGA
- the LOC132380099 gene encoding programmed cell death 1 ligand 2-like isoform X2 — MKGILEMDLNLQIYCYLVLCANVYSVKAFVTLKCEETVTGILNEDTILPCNLTTTESTKPKLKYIELRKDDGDDTLVFKFNGSHNPRKAQDRIQLLSLDPQNVSLVLQKTQLLDSGKYNYYLETNQGHPDVNIVLVVKAPYSLPKLALVILTEMTKVVTCETTGYPSAQIHWTVNGKNLTLSSETKRKETAQGLISINSTLPIITSETDQEHNYTCAVWNEAERKYEARNSITIAYQPIKNQHTEGRKRKSLTAVGVVVGGFAAGIFLLGLLKFRRKNHLVRQFNEEAGNQMLKTFVTQV; from the exons ATGAAGGGAATACTGGAAATGGATTTAAACCTACAGATATATTGTTACTTGGTGCTGTGTGCAAACGTTTACTCTGTAAAAG CGTTCGTGACTTTGAAGTGCGaggagacggtgacgggaataTTGAACGAGGACACGATATTGCCATGCAACCTGACAACAACAGAGTCAACTAAACCCAAACTCAAATACATTGAATTGAGAAAAGATGATGGAGATGATACTCTAGTTTTTAAGTTTAATGGAAGTCATAATCCCAGGAAAGCTCAGGATCGAATTCAATTACTTTCTCTGGATCCACAAAATGTATCGCTGGTACTTCAAAAAACACAACTTTTAGATAGTGGGAAATATAATTATTATTTGGAAACAAATCAGGGACATCCGGACGTTAACATCGTTTTAGTGGTTAAAG CCCCCTACAGTTTGCCAAAACTGGCCTTAGTTATTTTAACAGAAATGACCAAGGTGGTCACTTGTGAAACAACTGGATATCCTTCCGCTCAGATTCATTGGACCGTCAATGGGAAAAACCTCACACTCAGCTCAGAAACCAAAAGAAAAGAAACTGCTCAAGGATTGATCTCTATTAACAGCACACTTCCAATTATAACGTCAGAAACTGACCAGGAGCATAACTACACTTGTGCTGTGTGGAATGAGGCAGAGCGTAAATATGAAGCCAGGAACAGTATCACAA ttgCATATCAGCCAATTAAGAATCAACACACTGAAGGAAGAAAGAGAAAATCCCTCACAGCAGTAGGTGTCGTTGTTGGAGGGTTTGCAGCTGGAATATTCCTCCTGGGTCTTTTGAAATTCCGGAGAAAGAACCATCTAG tTCGACAGTTCAATGAAGAAGCAGGAAATCAAATG CTTAAAACATTTGTTACTCAGGTTTGA